Proteins from a single region of Carassius carassius chromosome 37, fCarCar2.1, whole genome shotgun sequence:
- the LOC132118654 gene encoding uncharacterized protein LOC132118654 has translation MEDYINEGTGASLAEHHRHVAEVLQRLRAFHLYLKAEKFSFHQPSVQFLGYNIDSSSIRMDEGKVDAVRNWPTPTTIKELQRFLGFPPFYRRFIQNYSSITNPLTSLLRNKPKSLSWTPAATEAFSSLKEAFTTAPLLVHPDPN, from the exons atggaggactacATCAACGAGGGCACTGGCGCAAG CTTAGCGGAACATCatcgccacgttgcggaggtcctgcaacgcctgagggccttcCACCTGTACCTCAAAGCCGAGAAATtctccttccatcagccctcagtgcagttccttgggtatAACATCGACAGCAGtagcatccggatggacgaggggaaggtggaTGCTGTCAGAAActggcccactcctaccaccatcaaagaactccaacgattcctCGGCTTTCCTCCTTTCTACCGTCGTTTCATTCAAAACTACAGCTCCATCACCAACCcactcaccagtctcctccgcaataagcccaagtctctgtcctggacccCTGCCGCCACGGAGGCTTTCAGCTCTCTCAAAGAGGCTTTCACTACCGCTCCACTCCTGGTACATCCTGACCCCAATTGA